The Candidatus Nomurabacteria bacterium genomic sequence TCTCAAAGGCATCCGACCTGTCGGAACACACGCAGGATCTCATGGAAGTGATCGGGCTGATGGCCGAAGGCCTGACCTCACGCGAAAAAGCTGCTGTCGATAAGACTATTCTAAAGATATATAAGCAAGCTAAAAAGAATCAACCACTCCTTGAAGATTTGTATACCGAGCTACATAAACTAGGACAACTAAAGCTGTGTGAAAAGCTCGAAAAGTACATCTCAGGATCACTAGCCGATGTCTTTAATTCGCAAACTAACATCGAGCTAGATAATAGACTGGTTATCTTTGATATAAAAGATCTACCGGAGAGCCTACGTCAAATTATGATGCTTATTATCTCTAATTTCGTGAAGAATCAGGTGATGGCAAAACCAGAGAAGAGACTACTAATCATTGACGAAGGCTGGCTACTACTCGAACATGAAGAGTCAGCACGTTTCGTGGCCGGCCTTGTTCGTCGAGCGCGTAAATACTATCTTGGCGTATCAATTATCTCCCAGCAAGCTAACGACTTCTTAAAGAGTGATTATGGTCGGGCTATAGCGTCTCAGTCGGCACTGCGAATATTGATGCGACAAGACACCACGACCATCAAGGGTGTGGTCGGTGAGTTTAATCTGAGTGAATACGAACAGAGCTTCCTACTGACCTGTGAACGTGGCGACGCACTGATTATCGCCGACCAAAATCACGTCGCCGTAAAAGTCGTAGCTTCGGATAAAGAGCATCCGCTGATCACGACTAACCCTGCGGAGCTGTACGTGTGAACAATGCAGTGAGTGTTTTTGCGATTGGTTTCAAGGCCAAACGCTTACTGTTGCTAATCATAGTAACGATGTTTACTGTCATGTCACTTCCTGTGATGGCAGTCTTCTCACTCGGTACGCCAACACTGAGCTGGCTAGCCAATGCACCTGATGCTGAGGCAGCCGAAACGATGGGCTTCTACATGGGGCCACCGATGCCAGATAACACCTACGCATGGGGCAACTGTACATGGTGGTCGTACGCAATGCGTAAGTGGGCTGGTAGTCCAATACCGACAACTTGGGGTAATGCAAATACGTGGGACGATTATGCAAAACGTGATGGCTACGTGGTTAATAATACACCTGCAGTAGGAGCAGTATTTCAAACCGATGCCGGTGAGTATGGACACGTCGCTTATGTCATTGGTGTTAACGATACCAACGGAGAATGGAAAATATCAGAAATGAATGCACCAACGATCAATGTTGTGTCAACACGTACCTTTAGCAAGGAAGCAGCCGAAAGCTATAACTTCATTCACAGTAAAATAGGAGATAACGTATGGGTTCCGAATCCTCTCTCGCCGATACCGCCCTACAGTATTGGCCAGTAGCCGCTATCACGCTAGCATCTATTGTATGCGCTGTACTTATATTCCTTGCGGTGCGAACTGTATTAAATCGTCGCCACCTACATGTACGCGAGATGACGTGGCTAGAAATAACACCGCCATCGACAATTGCGAAAACCCCAGAGGCTACTGAGCAGCTCTTTTCGGTCATACATGGCGCACGCGCTGCACGACAGCTAAAAGATAGGCTATATAATCGCTCGCCAGTGATGAGTTTTGAGATTGTTTCAACACGGAGAGACGGTATCCGCTACTTGCTACAAGTCGAGAAGACACGCTCAAAGAATACGCAGAAAGTTATTACATCATATATACCTGATTCAAAAGTTAAAGAAATTGAACGCGAGATTAGTGAAGTAGATAGAATTATTGAGTTCAAAGAGACCGGCCACTACGTATTGCCGCTCACGCTAACTTCTGTATTTGAGCAACATGACCCTTTATCCTATGTAACGGGCGCGATGACAAAGCTAGGCGACGATGAAGAGATTTCACTGCAAATTGTAGCAACACCTGTACGCTTACGCGAAGCCGATATACTCTCTCATAAAATCCTTGGTAATGAGAATATCTTGCAACAAGTAAGCGGTAAGCAACTAACACTACTTGGACGTTTCACGAATATCTTTAGCAAAGCATCATCTGGCATTACAGATCTTGCCGGAGAGGTGTATATGGGTACAACTTTTGGCCACAAGGACTATTACAATTCCAAATCACGCGCCGTCCAACAGCAAGCACGTATCACTACTCATGATAGGCCAGCACGAACTTTGAGCACATTTGAACTTGAATTGATGGAGACAATGCATCAAAAAGTCACACGACCGCTATTTCAAGTAAACCTGCGCGTACTTGTCAAAAGCCCCGATGCAAAACAACATATCATTGCACTCCGATCAGCACTTGACGGCTATAGTGTTCTGCCATATCAGTCTATCAAGGCGAGGCTATCCCTACCGATTATTGATAAACTACGCCAGCGTAACGCGACAAATCGACTGCCATCACTCTTCCGCAAGTCAGCAATGATCCTGGCTTCAACGGAGCTTGCAAGTCTTTACCACTTCCCATCGAGCCAAGTAAGTAAAACTGATAACCTCATTACGTCACTTAGTCGTACGCTACCAGCACCCGTATCACTCAAATCTGGCAAAAAGTTATCAATTCTAATCGGTGATAACTACCATCATGAGACAATCACACCTATCGGTCTTACCGAGGAAGAACGAGAACGGCACATGTATATCATTGGTGGTACGGGCAACGGTAAAACAACAATGCTGTTTTATGAGATATTGCAGGATATACGTGCAGGCAATGGCGTAGCAGTATTAGATCCCCACGGTGATCTTGCCGAGCGTATCTTGCGGTACATACCAGAGGAGCGTATCAATGACGTTATTTACCTCAACCCTGATGACCTAGCATATCCAATCGGTATGAATTTGCTTGAACTATCGCCCGATCTTGAAGGAGATGATCTTCTGCGAGAAAAAGACCTTATTACTGAGGCTACTATTTCAGTATTGCGTAAGATATTTTCCGAGGACGACAGTGGTGGCCATCGTATCGAGTACGTACTTCGTAACACCATACAAACGGCTCTAACGCTTGAAGATCCGACTCTATTTACCATCTTTGAGTTGCTCAATGATGCTAAATATCGTCGCAAGGTAGTAAAAACACTCGAAGATAAAAACCTGAAAGACTTTTGGAACAACGAGCTTGGCAAAGCTGGTGATATGCAGAAAGTTAAAATGGCCGCAGGTATTACCGCTAAAATTGGACGCTTCCTGTTCTCCGCATCTGCTCGCCGTATGATTGAGCAACCAAAATCTACAATCAACTTTGAGGATATCCTAGCAGGTCGCAAGATACTGGTATGCAACTTCTCTAAGGGTCTTCTTGGAGAAGATACCTCGGCACTATTTGGTACGACTGTTCTTGCGAAGCTACAAACTGCGTCCTTACGCCGCGCACGCATCGGACAAGGCGAACGCACTCCATACTATCTGTATGTTGACGAGTTTCAGAACTTCGCTACAACGAGCTTCGTACAGATGCTATCGGAGGCGCGAAAGTATAAATTATTCCTCACTATGGCCGAACAATCTACCTCACAGCAAGATGAGCAACGCCTCGTAGATATAATTCTTGCTAACGTCGGTACAGTGGTATGTTTCCGCTCAGGTAGTCCGTCGGACGAGCGACTTGTCTTGCCGCTATTCATGCCGTTCATTCAGCAAGGCGAGATAGCCAACTTACCAGCTTATTCATACTATGTGCGCATCTCAGCCGTGAATGCTCAAGAACCGATGTCAGGTGTAACAGTGGTCGTTAAAGAAACTGGAGATGAATCTATAGCTCGAAAAGTGATCGAGACATCACGTCAACTTTACGCAAAGAAAGTTGAACTAGAAGAAAAAGAACCTAATGAACCAAAACAAAAAGATACGGCTAAAATATCTCAAAAATCTACAAAACCGAAGAAGAAGCGAGCGAGCAAAAAGCCAGATGACGAGCTATCCACGATGAAGTCGGTGACTTAGATATTACCAAATCAGATCAAGCTATTGCTTATTTTATTATTTCGTGCTATAATAGTCATCGAACCTTAACAGTTTAGCACTCCCTACTGAGAGCGGCGTTTTATATACAAATCTTGCATGTAATACGCCGTTCTCAATCGACAGTTGAGATCACCGCTGCAAGTCGCATCGGAGAAGTCTACGGCAAGGAAGAGGGTCATCATGACCACCATCGAGCAGTTGGCCGGTATCACCGCTCAGCACAACGAGATCGTCAAGCGTGTCGGCAACGGCTCGCTCGACCCCGCCGCCGTCAAGCGGGCACTCCAGGACATCATCGAGGGCAAGCTGCCCACGCTGACCTGGAACCCGCCCACCTGGTGGCGTACCCCCGAGCAGCAGCTCGAGCGTGCTCGCCAGCTCTGGCCGAACGCCGTTCTGCCCGAGCCGCCCAAGGAGTTCACGCCCCGGACGAAGTCCGAGGTGCTGCTGCTCCACGTGCCGGACATGTTCGACTCCCTCTGGGACAAGGTCGTCGCCCCCACGGACTACACCAAGTACCGGTGGGAGGGTGTCAAGTCTGACAAGCGGAACCTGCGTCTCTCGCCGAACAAGCGTGAGTACACGGAGCCCGTCTGGTTGGCTTTCGACCCCGAGCGCGGTAAGGGTGAGCGTCCCGACTCCTTCTGGGGTCAGGCCGACACCGCTGCCAGCGAGGTCTTCTCGGCGCTGATCCAGTTCCCTGAGTGGTCACTCGCGTGGTTCAACGGTGCTTCGGCTCCGAACCTCTCGGGCTACCAGCTCAAGTACGACGGGAACTGGTCGAACGTTCCGTCCCTCCACCGGTGGGACGTCGACCGCCAGCTGCGGCTGTGCGACCGCTGGGCTGCCCACCGGCTTGCCCACTGGTCGTCTCCGTCGGTCAGGGAGTGCTGACACTGGAACCTTGGTTCCTTGGTATCCGGAGGGGTTTGGTTTCTTGGATCTTGATCCTTGAAAACTTTTTACCTCTCCGGATACCTGCACTCACTTTTGAATTTGTCCCTTAACCGTTCCTCTGCTTTAGCAGAGGCGTTTTTAATTTTTGCTAAAATAGGAAGTGAATTGGTTACTGAACGTATGTTCACGGATATGCGTCACTGATTCCGTGTTTTGAAACTGACAGAATTACCTTATTTACGGATCAGGTAAGCGTGCAGGCAGAATATCGAGCACTCCGTGCAATCCGCTTGAGATATGTATCTCGTATAAAATACAGGGTTTGGATGCGTCTGGACCCGGTGGCACCGGATGGTGGATCGCGCTATACCGACTGGTCGAACGTTCCGTACCTCAACCGGTGGGACGACGACCGCCAGCTGAAGCTGAACGACAACTGGGCTGACAACCGGAATGACAACTGGTCGTCTCCGTCGGTCAGGGACTGCTCGTGATGGATTTCAGCCAGCCTCCCAGCATGCGTCCAATTTCACTACAAGTGGAATCGAGCTGCTGGTAGGCCTGGTTAGAAACGCATTTACAGTCTTTACACAAATTGAGGAGCAAGCGGAGGCTATCGAGTCGTACGGATGCTTCGTTTATGTAAGCGGCCTTATCTGACGGTTTAGTACTACTAGCAGCCCGCAGTGATAGCCGCAGGAGTTCAAGTATTTCGCTCTGACACGTCGCGCCGAGACTGTAGCGCTCTGATTTTGGAAATGCAATCAAACATTCATGAAAGGATTCGTATAGGTGGTAGACGCTACTGACAATGGGAACTTTCCGCAGCGCGGAACCTCTCTCTCTCTCTCTCTCTCTCTCTCTCTCTCTCTCTCTCTCTCTCTCTCTCTCTCTCTCTCTCTCTCTCTCTCTCGATAGCCACGCTCAAACCAACCCTCTCAAAGTAATAATTACAGACATTGTATCTATTAAAGCATTGTCAGCCGCATGGCGGAAGTTCTCGCGAGGTAAAAAATCGAGAAAAGATGTGGCCTTGTACCAAAAGTATCTTCAAAAAAATCTCACTGACCTACACGCGCCGCTTTCATCTGGTCTCTACAGACATCAGTCCTACCAACGATTCACCATTCATGACCCAAAACAACGCCAAATACATAAAGCAACGGTGGCCGATAGAATCGTACACCAGGCAGTCGTTACGGCTATCGAGCCGCTCTTCGAGAGGCGATTTATATATGACAGCTACTCCTGTCGTGTCAATAAAGGTGCTCATGCTGGTGTACTGCGCCTGAAAACTTTTCTTGCCGGTACAAGCAAAAATGACACAAAAGGAGCATATGCGCTCAAGTGTGATGTACGAAAATACTTTGCCTCAATCGACCATGAAATATTATTGGGCCTTATTGCTCGCCACATCCAAGATGATGCAACATTGGAACTGATACGAACGATTATTCTGAGCTATGGTCCCGAAACTGGTAAAGGCATACCGCTCGGCAATATTAGCAGCCAGTTGTTTGCGAACATATATCTCCATGAGTTGGATTGGTTCATGAAACAAACCCTTGGCGTTAAGCAATATATTCGCTATTGCGATGATTTCGTGATTGTCTCATCGGACAGAGCATATCTCGAAAGCCTCATCACACCCATCCGCAATTTTCTAAAAACCGAACTACAACTTGATTTGCATCCATCAAAAGTGTCGATTCGATCATGGAGACAAGGTGTAGATTTTCTTGGCTACGTCCTACTGCCACACGCTACCGTGGTTCGCACAAAAACGCAAAAGAGAGTACATTCAAAAGTTAATGCCGCCAACTACTCGTCTTACCTTGGAGTATGTTCCCACGCAAATGCCTACAGACTCTCGCAAACTATACGTAACGTAGTTTGGGCTGACAACTTATAGAAATACGACTCAGGTATAATAAGGACATGAATGTTTATCTGGACATTGACGGTGTATTGCTAGCCAACGAGAGTAACGCGGCTAACTATGCAGATGAGTTTCTACAGGCTGTACTAGCAACATATCCCGATTCTACCTATTGGCTGACTACACACAATTGGAGAGGCGAAAACAGGACTAAAGAAGTGCTCGCACCACACCTCAGACCGGAAACCGTGCCACTACTGGATAAAATTAAGCCGTCCGTCTGGAATGAAATGAAGACGGACGGAATAAACTTCTCTGAGAAGTTTATATGGCTCGATGATGACTTATGGCAGGATGAGCTAAAGGTACTTGAGCGACACAATGCCACCGATAACTTTATCTTAATAGACCTTCAGAAAAACCCAAACCAACTAAAAGATATAGCCGAGATTATTTAGTCTTTTTATGATCTTTTAGGTAGTCGCGCATTACCGCAAAGACCATGAGTCTCTTACGAGCACCAGCACCACGTGGTTTTACGATAATTGCATAGAGCGCTAAAACGCCTAAAGCTATAAGCACGCCTCCAATGTAGTAGTACCAATTTGACCAAAATAGGACTGCCGGTAACAGTGTGATAGGCAAAACACGAACTAAGATTACTCGCACTAACGTGTCGTAATATTTCCTGAATCGCTTATACGCTGAGGGGCGAGCCGACTGGTGTATGCGCAGATAATCTGCGTAGTCTTTCACGGCTATTGTTTCCGTGTACTTCAGATGCTCGTAAACCGATTCTTGCTCAGTATTATCATACAATCCGTAGAAGCTATCTTTTGACCTAAAGAATGCATAGTGAAGTACAACAAGGATCCAATCGATAGCCTGTGAAAAATGTAGGTACGCAAGACCAAACAAAACTCCGGCACTTAACGCTAGATATTCCATACTATCTATCATATCATTTATACCATTTTTCCAGTTTTATGAAGCGTAGCATCTCTTGTACTGACGAAGCATCGTCTATGCGACGCATTAACTCACAGCTATCATTTTGAGATAGTATGTTCAAACTACCTTCGTAGAGGATATCATCGATGATAGCTAGTTTCCTGTGATGGCCGATCGTCATTAGGACAGTAACTCCCATACTCTGCATCATTTCGATAGCCTTGATCACTTGATCTTGATACTGCGGATCATGCTCCTCAATAGGTTTCGTATTCACGATAACCTCAACGCCGCGCTTTTTAAGTTTTGCAAAGACGACAAGCAAGGATATAGAACGACGCTGAGTAATGAACGGACTTTCTATAACTACACGATGTCTTGCACTCCGAAGGTCTTTGTAAAACCTGTCATAAAATGTAGACTGATTGTAGAGTGAAGATGATGATAGCCTAAACATTTTTACCTCCTGAAATAGCGTTTTCGCTAACAGAGTAAAAAGTTCTATCTTCATCCATGTACCCCTGCCAAGAAGAGAAGCCAGCCTAGTGCTGGCTCTTCTTCTTGGCAATCGAGCATGAGGATCGAACCTCAGTCGCGGCTGCTTTAGCAGGCGCAAGATTGAGATACGCGTACTGTCAAATCTTTGATTTGCACAGTACCTAGCGGATGTTCCTCGCTAGCATAGCGAGGACATCCAAGCGTCGGACTCATGCCCCTGCCAAGATTGAGAATTTCACTATTACACTAAAACATAAAAATACTCCGCGCCTGATGACGCGGAGTACTTCTATGTAAAGCACATGCGCGTCCGACGCGGAGTTATACCTGGTCGACTAATTGTCGAGAAACACGTGAGACAAGGCTTGGCATAGGAGGAAAGCATCCCCACTCTCGTGGCAACATGCCACCATTCGCAGCGCGTACCTCATCAGCCCTTTGACGCCAAACCGCATCAGTGCAAGCTTCCTGCACATAACGGCGAGCGTCAGAGCGGATAGTCAGGTCAATGTTGTTGCTCATCAAATTCCTTACTATTGTCGTGTCAGGCACATCCAACTACAAGGTTAGATATGTATATTATAACACATTACATAACTATTTGGAATAGGCCAATTCAAAATTCGTAACAACAATATGCAAGAAAATTACAGCTAGATATTTAAATATAATGCCGTATATGTCAATAGTGTGCTAAAATTGACAAAGTATCAATAAAGATTGGACCTATAAAATGGCTAAACAACGCAACAAGCACGGAGCTTCGCACAAGCGACGCATGAAAAAGAAGAAGCTGGCAGCTCTGAACAAGTAGCCATAGAGCTCATCCATCAGAATAGCTATATAATATCCCGACGATAATGTCGGGATATTTTATTTCATGCAAATCAAGCAATCTCAGAATTTAAACGTAAGGACAGGGGAGGCGCGTTTGCTTTGTTTCGATGCGTATTTCGCCACGTACCAAACCTATAAGCAGCCACTCCTACTGCAAGTGCGCTACCATGCGATATCATATCAATTTTACCGTCATCTCCACCCAAAAATACATAGGCACCAAACGTCATTATTGAAGCAAATGCCGCGGCACCAAGCTTCCATCGTCGACGTTTTGTTTCATCCTCGGCACTTACTGCACGATCAAGCAAAAACTTTGTCCCCCAAGCAGCCGCTATCGACGACGAGCCCACGTCCACAGTATTGCCAATGAGGCCAGTTTGATCAATCAGCGCATCTGTTCCGCAACTAATCATCTGCGCACTAATGGCGGTGGCCGCCAGCTCGCGTAACGGCGTCGTTCGACGGGCAGCTTCGAGAGTAGCGAGAGTAAGCCCGGTCGCTCCGGCAAAATCTAGTTCCTTAATACCAATACCATCCGGTGTTCCAAACGCCGAAGGGATTGCCATTTCTAGTTGTTTTGTCAGCGGGTCGCTGGTGTGTACGGCTAAACTATCGCCATACACCAAATTTACAGCGACTAGTCCTAAAGCTGCGGCAACTGTTACTTTAGCATCCTTCAGATAGTCGATCGCGCGACGATAAATTGTACGATTTTCTTGTGATTGGTCGTCAAGATTATCTGCTTCAGAGGTTGTAAAAACACCATCTTCAAAACTTGCCATATCAATGCATTTTACCATCATTCTCAATCTGCGCTAAAATAGATAGGTGAAGAACAACAAGAGTCTCAACTTTTTCAAAAACAAAAATGGCGAATGGACAATTGCTCAATTTCCAAACTTTCCGATTATAGCGTGGCTGCTGCTGTATATCTCACTCTTTTTCATAGGTGACAGCAACTTGAAAAGTAGCGTCCATTCTCTTAGCAATGCATTTTTATTTACGTGGGCCTATCTAGAGATCGCAATGGGCGACAGTGGTTTTCGTCGACTACTCGGCGGCGTTGTGATACTTTCCGTAATATACGGCTACTTCAACTAGTCATCATTAGGTTCAAATCGGTCTTCATCCGTATGATTCGTTACCGGATGCTTAACAGTAGGGCTAACCGTCGACGATGGTGACGTAGCACTATTTCTGTTCAATATATTCGAGATAGTAGGCACTGCTGGTGCGACAGGAACTCTAGGCACCTTTGGCTTCGATATAACTTCAAAATCCTGATACGGCAGAGCATTGTAATATTCCACATACGCCACTACTCGGTACTTGCCCGGCTTATTAAATAGATGGCGCCACTCTTTAAACGTACCGGACATTGATCCATTTGCCGGCACGGCTATCTGACGACCCTCCAAGGGACAATCGCTCAGAGCGACCGTATCGTGAATCCGTTTCCAGGTGCCACTTTCTAATTTAAATACTTCTAACGGCTCGGACGGACAGTTGTTGGTTACATAAATAGTACTATTGAAACCATTGTGTACAGTAAACGGCACGGTTTCACCTACTAAAAACTTAGAATAGGGAATTGATAATCGCACATCACCAACAGGAACGCTATGAGTGCCTATCTGACTGCCAAATTGATACAGCGCGAACAGTGCTCCTGCCAGCAGAACCGCATAAACAATCGCCCACATAATGCGCCAACGTACCGGGCTATACGCATATAAAAGTTCACCTTTCATATC encodes the following:
- a CDS encoding ATP-binding protein, with the protein product MGSESSLADTALQYWPVAAITLASIVCAVLIFLAVRTVLNRRHLHVREMTWLEITPPSTIAKTPEATEQLFSVIHGARAARQLKDRLYNRSPVMSFEIVSTRRDGIRYLLQVEKTRSKNTQKVITSYIPDSKVKEIEREISEVDRIIEFKETGHYVLPLTLTSVFEQHDPLSYVTGAMTKLGDDEEISLQIVATPVRLREADILSHKILGNENILQQVSGKQLTLLGRFTNIFSKASSGITDLAGEVYMGTTFGHKDYYNSKSRAVQQQARITTHDRPARTLSTFELELMETMHQKVTRPLFQVNLRVLVKSPDAKQHIIALRSALDGYSVLPYQSIKARLSLPIIDKLRQRNATNRLPSLFRKSAMILASTELASLYHFPSSQVSKTDNLITSLSRTLPAPVSLKSGKKLSILIGDNYHHETITPIGLTEEERERHMYIIGGTGNGKTTMLFYEILQDIRAGNGVAVLDPHGDLAERILRYIPEERINDVIYLNPDDLAYPIGMNLLELSPDLEGDDLLREKDLITEATISVLRKIFSEDDSGGHRIEYVLRNTIQTALTLEDPTLFTIFELLNDAKYRRKVVKTLEDKNLKDFWNNELGKAGDMQKVKMAAGITAKIGRFLFSASARRMIEQPKSTINFEDILAGRKILVCNFSKGLLGEDTSALFGTTVLAKLQTASLRRARIGQGERTPYYLYVDEFQNFATTSFVQMLSEARKYKLFLTMAEQSTSQQDEQRLVDIILANVGTVVCFRSGSPSDERLVLPLFMPFIQQGEIANLPAYSYYVRISAVNAQEPMSGVTVVVKETGDESIARKVIETSRQLYAKKVELEEKEPNEPKQKDTAKISQKSTKPKKKRASKKPDDELSTMKSVT
- a CDS encoding group II intron reverse transcriptase domain-containing protein, encoding MGTFRSAEPLSLSLSLSLSLSLSLSLSLSLSLSLDSHAQTNPLKVIITDIVSIKALSAAWRKFSRGKKSRKDVALYQKYLQKNLTDLHAPLSSGLYRHQSYQRFTIHDPKQRQIHKATVADRIVHQAVVTAIEPLFERRFIYDSYSCRVNKGAHAGVLRLKTFLAGTSKNDTKGAYALKCDVRKYFASIDHEILLGLIARHIQDDATLELIRTIILSYGPETGKGIPLGNISSQLFANIYLHELDWFMKQTLGVKQYIRYCDDFVIVSSDRAYLESLITPIRNFLKTELQLDLHPSKVSIRSWRQGVDFLGYVLLPHATVVRTKTQKRVHSKVNAANYSSYLGVCSHANAYRLSQTIRNVVWADNL
- a CDS encoding CHAP domain-containing protein; amino-acid sequence: MFTVMSLPVMAVFSLGTPTLSWLANAPDAEAAETMGFYMGPPMPDNTYAWGNCTWWSYAMRKWAGSPIPTTWGNANTWDDYAKRDGYVVNNTPAVGAVFQTDAGEYGHVAYVIGVNDTNGEWKISEMNAPTINVVSTRTFSKEAAESYNFIHSKIGDNVWVPNPLSPIPPYSIGQ
- a CDS encoding four helix bundle protein; this encodes MRKVPIVSSVYHLYESFHECLIAFPKSERYSLGATCQSEILELLRLSLRAASSTKPSDKAAYINEASVRLDSLRLLLNLCKDCKCVSNQAYQQLDSTCSEIGRMLGGWLKSITSSP